In a genomic window of Piliocolobus tephrosceles isolate RC106 chromosome 1, ASM277652v3, whole genome shotgun sequence:
- the LOC111536998 gene encoding protein MIS12 homolog, producing MSVNPMTYEAQFFGFTPQTCMLRIYTTFQDYLFEVMQAVEQVILKKLDGIPHCDISPVQICKCTEKFLCFMKGYFDNLFSKMEQLFLQLILRIPSNILLPEDKCKETSYSEEDFQQLQKEIEQLQEKYKTELCTKQALLAELEEQKIVQAKLKQTLTSFDELQNVGRDHGTSDFRESLVSMVQNSRKLQNIRDGVEKESKRLKIY from the coding sequence ATGTCTGTGAATCCAATGACCTATGAGGCCCAGTTCTTTGGCTTCACGCCACAAACGTGCATGCTTCGAATCTACACTACATTTCAAGACTACCTATTTGAAGTGATGCAGGCCGTTGAACAGGTTATTCTGAAGAAGCTGGATGGCATCCCACACTGTGACATTAGCCCAGTGCAGATTTGCAAATGCACAGAGAAGTTTCTTTGCTTCATGAAAGGATATTTTGATAACCTTTTTAGCAAAATGGAGCAACTGTTTTTGCAGCTGATTTTACGTATTCCCTCAAACATCTTGCTTCCTGAAGATAAATGTAAGGAGACATCTTATAGTGAGGAAGATTTTCAGCAACTccagaaagaaattgaacagTTGCAGGAGAAGTACAAGACTGAATTATGTACTAAGCAGGCCCTTCTTGCAGAATTAGAAGAGCAAAAAATTGTTCAGGCCAAACTCAAACAGACATTGACTTCCTTTGATGAGCTTCAAAATGTTGGCAGGGATCATGGGACTAGTGATTTTAGGGAGAGTTTAGTGTCCATGGTTCAGAACTCcagaaaactacagaacattaGAGACGGTGTGGAAAAGGAATCAAAACGactgaaaatatattaa